The DNA segment GGCGTCGGCGCCGGCGACAGCGTCGAGATCGCCGGGTCGCAGGTCCGGGTCGTCGCGGTGCTCGCCGAGAGCCAGACGTTCAGCCCGGTGGCGCCCGACGACGCCGTCTTCCTCCCCGAGTCCGCCTTCTCGGCGGACGGGTACGCGCAGGCGCTCGTCGTCGCCGAATCGGGGGAGGCCGCGCGGGCCGCGGCCGACGACATCCGCGCGGAGGTGAACGCCCGCGAGGAGCGCGTCGACCTGTTCGAGCTCGCCGCCATCGTCGACGAAGTGAACGAGTTCTTCGGGCTGCTCAGCACGTTCCTCCTCGGTCTGGGCGCCATCTCGCTCGTCGTCGCCGGCGTCTCGATCCTCAACGTCATGTTGATGAGCACCGTCGAGCGGCGGCAGGAGATCGGCGTGATGCGCGCGGTCGGCGTGACGCGGCGCGACGTGTTGCGCGTGCTGCTCGCGGAGGCCGGTCTCATCGGCGCGGCCGGCGCCGCCGCGGGGACGCTCCTCACCGTCCTGCTCGTCGCGGGACTGGTCGCCGCGACGCCCGAGGTCGACGCCGCCCTCGCGCTCGACCCGACGAACGGCTACTACCTGCTCCTCGCGCTCTGCTTCGGCGTCGGCGTGGGGCTCGTCAGCGGCGCCTACCCGGCCTGGAAGGCGGCGAACGAGCGCCCCGTGGAGGCGCTGCGGAGCTGACCCGGTCCGCCCTCTCCGGCGGTCGGCATCACCGGTCTACGCGTTCGTACGTGACGAACGCGAGGTCGCCGCCGGCGTCGGTGTCGGCGTCCGCGACGACCTCGCGGTCGACCTCGTGCCACGCGTCGTCGTCCCAGTCGGGGAAGCGCGTGTCGCCGTCGGGACGCCCGGGGACCTCCGTCAACACCATCCGGTCGGCGCGGTCGAGGAACTGTTCGTACACCGCCGCACCGCCGATCACGTACGCCTCGTCGACGCCTCGGTCGGCGGCGTCGGCGGCGGCGAGCACGACCGCCCCGGTGACGTCGTTGGCGACGACCGCCCCCTCCGGGAGGTCGAGGTCGCGCGTCGTCAGCACGACGCTGGTGCGGTCGGGGAGCGGGCCGCCGATCCGGTCGGCGATGCTCTCGTACGTCTTCCGGCCGACGATCACGGGATGGCCGGTTGTGAGCCGCTTGAAGTGGGCCAGATCCGCCGGGTAGTGCCACGGCATCCCCCCCTCGTCGCCGATGACGCCGTTCTCGGCGACCGCGGCGACGACGACGAGGTCGACGTCGGCGCCCGGGAGACCGTCTTCGGTGCTCCGGGAGGCGTCGCCGGCCATCACTCCGCGACCGCGAACGAGAGCCCGTCCGCGGAGTCGTAGTCGACGAGTTCGACGTCCTCGTAGGTCAGCTCGTTGAGGGGGGCGTCCGCGATCTCGATCCGAGGGCGCTCGCGCGGCTCCCGCGAGAGCTGTTCGAGCAGGCCGGGGACGTGGTCGTACCCCTCCTCGCCGTCCGCCTCGTCGGGCGCGGTCCGCTCGACCCAGCTCTTCACGTCGAGGTAGTCGGCCTTGCTCTCGACGTTCCCGAGCCGCTCCTGCACGTACGGGAGGTTGTTCGCGTACCACTTCCCGCGCTCGCCGCGGCCGCAGTAGACGTGCGCGTCGACGACGGTGTGGCCGAACTCACCGACCTCGAACCCCGTCCGCTGGGCGAGCGCGTTCGCGAGCAGCGCGTACGCGGCGATGTTGAACGGCACGCCGAGCGCGATGTCGCCCGACCGCTGCGTGAGGTGGAGGTTCAGCCGGCCGTCCTGAACGTTCACGACGAACGAGTAGTGACACGGCGGGAGCGTCGAGGTCGCGGCGTTGGCGGGGTGCCACGCGTTGACGACCATCCGGCGCGAGCGGGGGTTCTCCTCGAGGGTGTCGATCACGTACTGAATCTGGTCGAACGTCCGGCGCTCGGTTCCGTCGGGGTCCTCCTCGACGGTCACCCAGCGGTGGGCGTCCTCGGGCCACGTCTCGCCGGGGAGCGCGGCGTCCTCGTCCGGGACCGGGAACCGGCGCCAGAACCGGCCGTAGGCGGTGTCGAGGCGGCCCTCCTCGTCGGCCCACGCGTCCCAGATCTTCGTCTCCTCGCGGAGATTCCGGACGTGCTCCTCGCCGGAGAGGTACCACAGCACCTCGTGGATGAGCGAGTACCACCGGTAGCCGTCCATCTTCTTGGTGGTGAGGAGCGGGAACCCCTCCGCGAGGTCGACGGTGTACTGCCCGCTGAACGACGCGATCGTGTCGACGCCGGTCCGGTTCGGCTTGTACGTGCCCGTCGACAGGGTGTCGTCGACGAGATCGAGGTACTGTTGCATGGTGGTCGACGTCGCACCCGTCCGGCAAGCGCGGGGAACGACGAGTCTGTCGGGTCAAATGCGCGGGGGGAAACTAAGTGTGTCGCGACGACTCGAACGGGTGTCCACGCGCTCGTCGCCGTCGAGCCCTGGTTTATAAACAATCGAAGCGGTGGCGCGCCTCCGAGCGGCCGCCATCGGCGGCCGCGAGGAGCCCGCGAGGGAGTCGCTGGCGTCGTCGACGCCAGCGACAGGGCGAGAGCTTCGCTCTCGCTTGCAACCGGCGCTACGCGCCGGTGACGAGGCTGGGGAGGCGCGAGGCTGTGCGGTCGCGGTGCGGGGTGGGAGTCAAAGGAGCAGCCTCACGGCTGGGGCTTTGGAGATGTTCACCGCGCCGTCAACGATTCATAAATAGCCGATCACGACACCCCAATCAAGTTCATATAGCCGTCACCCAGGCCCGGTAGTCGTCGTCGAGCCCGTACACTTCGCGGAACGCGCGCTCGACGAACCCCGCCACGCGGTTCGCGTCCGAGCGCGCGGTGACGACCGCGTTCGTCCCCTCTGCCTCCTCCGGGCTGACGAGCTCGTCGATCCGGAACTCGGGGAACTCGCCGAGGAGCGCTTTCAGCCGCTCCAGCTCGTCGTCCGTGCAGTCCAAGATCAGCTCCGTGCCGGCGAGCTGGATCCACGGCGGCACCTCGCCGCCCTCGGTGACGTCGCTGTCGGGGTCGACGTCGACGGTCATCACGTCGCTCGACCGGGCGCGGTGCGCGGTCGCCGCGTCCGCGAACAGCTTCAGCCGCTCGTCCTCGGTGGCGGCGTCGAATCGGGTCATGCCACCACGTCGGCGCCGGCGGCTCTTGAAAGGGCGCGCTTCGCCGAGAGAAATGACTTAAAAGGCCGTTACCGTTCCGTCTCCGCGAGCACGTCCTCGACGATCTCGAGGGTGCGCTCGGCCTCGCGCACCCGGTCGTCGACGGCGCCGGTCCGCACGAGCTCCAGCTCCGGCTCGTCGAGCGCGTCGCGCACCTCGGCGGCGCGGCGGAGCCGCTCGTACTCCCCGTCGCGCGCGAGGTCCCGGACCGCCCGCAGCGTCGCGACCGTCTCGTCGTCGGCGACCCGCGAGACCAGCGGGATCAGCTCGTCGATCTCGTAGGCGAGCTCGTCGCCGGCGGCGGGCGGCCAGCCGAGCGTCAGCGGCTCGCCGTCGAGCCGCTCGATGTACGTGCGGTGGACCGCGACCGCCGTCCGGAGCGCGCCGGGGTCGTCGACGTAGTGCTCCAGCTTCGAGTTCGAGTAGTCCGCGTACTCCAGCAGGGTCGGGAGCGGCTCCTCGCCGGCCTCGTACTCCGCGACGTAGTCGGCCAGGTCCGTCGGCGGCACGTCGACGTCGACGAACGGGGTGGCGTCCGCGCGGTCGAGGAAGGCGAAGACGTCGCGGGCCGACGCGGACTTGAAGAAGTCGTCGAACGACTCCCGAACCGCCTCGTTGTACGTCTCGACCGGCTCGCGGAGGCGGTCGACGTCGGAGTCGAGGTCGGCGTCGGCCATGTCCGCGACCTCGCGCAGCTCGTCGAGCCGGGCGGCGAGACGCTTCTTCGCCTCCCGGGCGTCCTTGCGGGCGATCCGGTAGTCGTCGACCGCCTCGTCGCGGTCGGAGAGCAGGTCGAGGTACTCCCCGGCGGGTTCGAGCGCGTCGCGGGCCGCCTCGAAGTCCGACTCGGAGAGCCGCTTCTTGTCGACCGCCTCGTCGGCGGCCGCGAAGGCGTCGGAAGCGAGGGCGTCGTCGTCGACGTCGACCGCGTTCGCGAACTCGCCCTCGAACCGGACGTACGCCTCGAAGTCCCCGCTGCCGACCGCGTCCCCCTCGTACTGGTCGAGCACGCGGTGAGCCCGTCGGTACGTGTCCGCCGCGGCCTCGACGCGCTCCCGGCCGAGGTCGGCGATCCGGCCTTCGAGCCGCCGGAGCTCGTCGTAGCGCTCGCGGAGCGTCGCGGCCGCTTCACCCGCCTCGGCGACCGGGTCGGCGCCGCTTGCCTCGGTCGTCGCCCCCGCGCCGCCCATTCAGTACACCTCGTCCGGGTCGAAGACGCGCTCCCCGACGTTCTCGCCGTCGATCGTTCGGTGGAAACAGGAGCGGTGGCCCGTGTGACACGCCCCGACGTTCTGGTCGACGAGGTACAGCAGGGTGTCGGCGTCGCAGTCGACGCGCACCTCCCGGACCGCCTGCGTGTGGCCGGAGGAGCCGCCCTTGTGCCACAGCTCGTCGCGCGACCGGGAGTGGTAGTGCGCCTCGCCCGTCTCGCGGGTGCGGTCGAGCGCCTCCGGCGAGACGTACGCGAGCATCAGCACCTCGCCGGAGTCGGCGTCCTGGGCGATCGCGGGGACGAGCCCGTCCTCGCCGAAGTCCACGTCGATCGCCTCGGCGGCGTCCCCGCTCGCTCCGGAGTCCCCTCCCGCGCTCCCGTCCGCGTCGGCGTCGCTCATGTCTCGCTCGAAGCGCGGGGCTCGAATAGTCCTTTTGTCTGTTCTCGCTCCGACGGTCGGTGAGGGTGTCGGCCGACCCGGGAGACGCCGGTCGCTCCCGGGGGCACCCCTCCTACTCCCGGCGCAACACGAGCGCGTCGCCGTCGGCGTAGGCGTCGGGGCGTCGATCGACGACCTCGAAGCCGAGCCCGTCGTACAGCGCGAGCGCCCCGTCGTTGTCGGGGTGCGCCTGCAGCGTTACGGGGCCGTCGGCGTCGGCGATGACGGCCGAGAGGAGGCCGCGGGCGCGCCCCTCGCGTCGGTGGTCCGGATCGACGACGAGCTCGGCGAGGTGGACGCCGGGCCGGTTCGGGGCGTCGACCGGCAGCAGGTAGCCGACGGTCCGCCCGTCCGCGACGCTCACGAGCGCCGATCCGACCGCGAGCCCGTACTCCAAGAGGTCCGGGTTCGGCTGCCGGAGAAACGACTGCAGCTCGCGGATCCGGTCGGCGTCGGGCGGACGAGCGGCGCGAACGCGCGGGTCGGGGGTGACGGCGTCCTCCTCGGACGGATCGGAACCCGACCCCTCGCCGTCGCGAGTGGGAGAGGTCACAGCGCCGTCACCCCGAGCGCGACCGCGACCGCCGCGCCCGACAGCGTCGCGAGGAAGTTCACGGTCTGGTTGCCGATCCGGTCGCCCTCGATCAGCGCGCCGAGGAGGCTGTCGACGGTCATGCCGGCGACGCCGGCGGCGACGACGATCCCGCCGCCGACGGCGAGGTCGCCGACGGGCATCCCGACCGCGGCGAGACTGGCGACGACGAGCGCGCCCGCGAAGCCGGCGAGCTCGCCCTGCCAGGTGATCGCGCCGTCGGTGCCGGGTTCGACCCTCTTGAGGGTCGTGACGAGCCGCGGCCCGTCGTACAGCCCGCCGATCTCCGAGGAGAGCGTGTCGGCCATCGCGGTGGCGGTCGCTCCCGCGAACGCGAACGCGAAGGGGGCCGGGGGGAGGGCGACGTGGGCGGTCGCGGCGTAGCCGACGAGCGCGACGAGCGCGACCGCGGAGTTCGCCAGCACGTTGCCGGTGCCGCGCGCGCCCTCGTTCTCTTGGGCGACGCCGCGGGCGGCCTTCTCGTCGAACCGGTACTTGGAGGCGAGGCCGCCGACGGCGTAGAAGGACATCAGCGTGAGGAACCAGCCGACGCCCCCGAGCACGACGGCGAGCAGCGCGGAGAGCACCCCGGTGAGCATGCCGGGGACCGAAGCGGTGCCGAGCGCGAAGGAGACGTAGCCGAGCGCGGCGGTCACGCCGAGCCCGAACGCGAGGAGGGGGACGGTGACCGTCGGGTCGAGCGCGAGGAACCCCCAGACCGCGAACGCGACGAGGATCACCGTGATGTGCGCGTCGCGGGCGAACACCAGCGACCGCACGAGCGCGGCGGTCAGCGCCGCCACGGACGCGAGGAAGACGAGGTCGGGGAGCGGGGCCGTCAGCGACGACGACGCTCCCGCGAGGTCGACGCTCGGAACGGCGGCCCCGCCGAGGGAGAAGCCGCCGTCGACGCCGAGGGCCGCCGTCTGGAGTCGAACCGCGACCTGTCCGGCGAGGGCCGCGAACGCGCCGACGGCGACGTAGCCGGCGACGAGCGGGAACTCGTCGCTCGTCGCCCGGCCGACGAGCTCTCGGCCCAGCCGTCCCCCGCCGACCGCGAGCGCCGCCGCGGCGAACGCCTCGTACGGGAGGGGGGCGCGGGGGAGCGAGGCGAACAGCGCGAGGCCGGCGGCGGCGACCGAGAAGGCGACGAGCCCGTAGAGCCGCTCCTCCTCCCGGTCGCCCGGCAGCGCGAGCGTCTCGAACCACTCGCCGTCGCGGATCCCGAAGAACGCGAGGCCGGCGACGGCGAGGAAGGGAACGACTGCGGCGTCGCCGAGGGTCGGCGCGAGGGCTGCGAGCGCGGCTACGGCGGCGAAGGTACTCGCGCGTCGGAGCCTCCGTATCACGGGTTCGGCTACCCGGGACGAGCACTTAACGGTCCCGACACCGGCCGGCGACCGCGGCGTCGGTCAGTACCGGTACTCGTTGAACTGGACCGCGTGTCCCTCGATCACGCGGACGGGACGCTCCGGGTCCTCGTCGTCGTCCCCGGTCGCCTCCTCGTGCGTGTCAACGCCACTCATACGAGGCAAAAAGCGACTGGTCGGTATAAGCGTTATCCACGGAGCGGAAGTAGTGGGACGGGAACGAGAGGAGGCTGATCAGCCGAGGCCGATCAGCCGAGGACCCGGTCGATGTCGCCGAGGTCGTCGAGCACGTAGTCGGGGGCGACGTCGGCGGCGGCGAGCCGGTCGTCGTCGGTCACGCCGGACCTGACGAGCACGGTCGTCATCCCCGCGCGCTCGCCGAGCGCGATGTCGGTGTTCAGCCGGTCGCCCACGACGAGGCACTCCTCGGGCGGGTAGGGGAGCCGCTCGCGGACCATCTCGATCGCGGTGTCCGAGGGCTTGCCGAGGACGACGTCGGGCTCGCGCTCGGCGACGCCGGCGATGGCGTTGATCACCGCGCCGGATCCGGGGACGTCGCGCTCGGGGGCCGGGATCACGACGTCGGGGTCGGTGCCGATGAAGGGGACGCCGCGCTCCAGCGTCCACAGCGCGGTACAGAGGTCCTCGTAGTCGAACCCGCGGGAGATCGAGGCGACGAGCGCGTCGGCGGCGTCGACGTCGTCGGTCGTCGAGAGCCCCGCCGCCGCGAACTGGTCGAGCAGACCGGGGTCGCCGATACACAGCAGGTCGTCATCGGCGTGGCGCTCCGCGAGGTATCGCGTCGTCACCGTCCCGGCCGTGAACACGCTGTCGACGTCGACGTCGTACCCCGCGGCGCCGAGCCGGTCCACGTACGCCGGCGGCGCCTTCGTCGGGTTGTTCGAGACGAACAGCGTCTCGATCCCGGCCTCTCGGAGCCGGCGGTAGCCGGCCGGCGCGCCCGGGATCGGATCGTCGCCTCGCACGACCGTGCCGTCCACGTCGAGGACGGCGCCGCTGAATGCCATGTCCCTCGTCGGGGCGCCACGGCCGTAGTGGTTGCGGGGCGGTCGCCGTTCCGCCGCCGCGTGGGTCCCAGATACGATACCGGTTCCAGCTTCGGGATAACGGAAGGGTAAAGCGGCGCGACTCCTTATCGGAGTCTACTGTGACGACGACCCAGGTGACCCTCGTCCAGATCGACAACTACGGGCCGTGGACGACGACACCGGAGCCGCGCCGGGAGATGGACCTCCAGACGCTCCAGTCGCGGCTGTTCGCCGACATCGCGCAGTTCGTCGGCCACCGCGACGCGTACGTCTTCT comes from the Halorubrum depositum genome and includes:
- the hisI gene encoding phosphoribosyl-AMP cyclohydrolase, which encodes MSDADADGSAGGDSGASGDAAEAIDVDFGEDGLVPAIAQDADSGEVLMLAYVSPEALDRTRETGEAHYHSRSRDELWHKGGSSGHTQAVREVRVDCDADTLLYLVDQNVGACHTGHRSCFHRTIDGENVGERVFDPDEVY
- a CDS encoding DUF92 domain-containing protein, which produces MIRRLRRASTFAAVAALAALAPTLGDAAVVPFLAVAGLAFFGIRDGEWFETLALPGDREEERLYGLVAFSVAAAGLALFASLPRAPLPYEAFAAAALAVGGGRLGRELVGRATSDEFPLVAGYVAVGAFAALAGQVAVRLQTAALGVDGGFSLGGAAVPSVDLAGASSSLTAPLPDLVFLASVAALTAALVRSLVFARDAHITVILVAFAVWGFLALDPTVTVPLLAFGLGVTAALGYVSFALGTASVPGMLTGVLSALLAVVLGGVGWFLTLMSFYAVGGLASKYRFDEKAARGVAQENEGARGTGNVLANSAVALVALVGYAATAHVALPPAPFAFAFAGATATAMADTLSSEIGGLYDGPRLVTTLKRVEPGTDGAITWQGELAGFAGALVVASLAAVGMPVGDLAVGGGIVVAAGVAGMTVDSLLGALIEGDRIGNQTVNFLATLSGAAVAVALGVTAL
- a CDS encoding ABC transporter permease, translating into MSGPSPKGRPGTAGWLRGWRPAVAMAARNLRRNRVRTALAVLGVCIGVLAVAALGIFGNVLALGADDAIGDIGTQVVVSPNADAGVQSLSEADVADVRRAVGEPAVVPLYSDSAVVAGPSGREFATVYGVEEPALAFEAAEGRLPERHRRGAIVGAGVAEELGVGAGDSVEIAGSQVRVVAVLAESQTFSPVAPDDAVFLPESAFSADGYAQALVVAESGEAARAAADDIRAEVNAREERVDLFELAAIVDEVNEFFGLLSTFLLGLGAISLVVAGVSILNVMLMSTVERRQEIGVMRAVGVTRRDVLRVLLAEAGLIGAAGAAAGTLLTVLLVAGLVAATPEVDAALALDPTNGYYLLLALCFGVGVGLVSGAYPAWKAANERPVEALRS
- a CDS encoding dihydrofolate reductase, with product MAGDASRSTEDGLPGADVDLVVVAAVAENGVIGDEGGMPWHYPADLAHFKRLTTGHPVIVGRKTYESIADRIGGPLPDRTSVVLTTRDLDLPEGAVVANDVTGAVVLAAADAADRGVDEAYVIGGAAVYEQFLDRADRMVLTEVPGRPDGDTRFPDWDDDAWHEVDREVVADADTDAGGDLAFVTYERVDR
- the thyA gene encoding thymidylate synthase, whose translation is MQQYLDLVDDTLSTGTYKPNRTGVDTIASFSGQYTVDLAEGFPLLTTKKMDGYRWYSLIHEVLWYLSGEEHVRNLREETKIWDAWADEEGRLDTAYGRFWRRFPVPDEDAALPGETWPEDAHRWVTVEEDPDGTERRTFDQIQYVIDTLEENPRSRRMVVNAWHPANAATSTLPPCHYSFVVNVQDGRLNLHLTQRSGDIALGVPFNIAAYALLANALAQRTGFEVGEFGHTVVDAHVYCGRGERGKWYANNLPYVQERLGNVESKADYLDVKSWVERTAPDEADGEEGYDHVPGLLEQLSREPRERPRIEIADAPLNELTYEDVELVDYDSADGLSFAVAE
- a CDS encoding HAD-IIA family hydrolase; protein product: MAFSGAVLDVDGTVVRGDDPIPGAPAGYRRLREAGIETLFVSNNPTKAPPAYVDRLGAAGYDVDVDSVFTAGTVTTRYLAERHADDDLLCIGDPGLLDQFAAAGLSTTDDVDAADALVASISRGFDYEDLCTALWTLERGVPFIGTDPDVVIPAPERDVPGSGAVINAIAGVAEREPDVVLGKPSDTAIEMVRERLPYPPEECLVVGDRLNTDIALGERAGMTTVLVRSGVTDDDRLAAADVAPDYVLDDLGDIDRVLG
- a CDS encoding GNAT family N-acetyltransferase, giving the protein MRELQSFLRQPNPDLLEYGLAVGSALVSVADGRTVGYLLPVDAPNRPGVHLAELVVDPDHRREGRARGLLSAVIADADGPVTLQAHPDNDGALALYDGLGFEVVDRRPDAYADGDALVLRRE
- a CDS encoding DUF7118 family protein; the encoded protein is MGGAGATTEASGADPVAEAGEAAATLRERYDELRRLEGRIADLGRERVEAAADTYRRAHRVLDQYEGDAVGSGDFEAYVRFEGEFANAVDVDDDALASDAFAAADEAVDKKRLSESDFEAARDALEPAGEYLDLLSDRDEAVDDYRIARKDAREAKKRLAARLDELREVADMADADLDSDVDRLREPVETYNEAVRESFDDFFKSASARDVFAFLDRADATPFVDVDVPPTDLADYVAEYEAGEEPLPTLLEYADYSNSKLEHYVDDPGALRTAVAVHRTYIERLDGEPLTLGWPPAAGDELAYEIDELIPLVSRVADDETVATLRAVRDLARDGEYERLRRAAEVRDALDEPELELVRTGAVDDRVREAERTLEIVEDVLAETER